A DNA window from Choloepus didactylus isolate mChoDid1 chromosome 9, mChoDid1.pri, whole genome shotgun sequence contains the following coding sequences:
- the PRKAG3 gene encoding 5'-AMP-activated protein kinase subunit gamma-3 — protein sequence MEPELELQLERVLRRNPSWSSVGGPEHQEMDFLEQGDSTSWPSPSMTTSSESIHGKWGAKASGWTRQESVEEGEPPRLGEGPPSRPAAESTRSDATFPKATPLAQAPPLAATGTPQTGGDFLPTDCAALAAASSTDDLDLGLEIPAPAAWRHELEGLEEERPAPCPSPQALLPRLGWDDELQKPGAQVYMHFMQEHTCYDAMATSSKLVIFDTTLQIKKAFFALVANGLRAAPLWDSKKQSFVGMLTITDFILVLHRYYRSPLVQIYEIEEHKIETWREIYLQSCFKPLVSISPSDSLFEAVYALIKNRIHRLPVLDPVSGTVLHILTHKRLLKFLHIFGALLPQPSFLSRTIQDLGIGTFRDLAVVLETAPILTALDIFVDRRVSALPVLNESGQVVGLYSRFDVIHLAAQKTYNHLDMSVGEALKQRTVCLEGVLSCQPHEHLGEVIDRIAREQVHRLVLVDESQHLLGVISLSDILQALVLSPAGIDALSA from the exons ATGGAGCCGGAGCTGGAGCTCCAGCTGGAGCGCGTGCTGCGCAGG AACCCATCCTGGAGCAGCGTGGGGGGACCTGAGCATCAAG AGATGGACTTCCTAGAGCAAGGGGATAGCACCTCATGGCCATCCCCATCCATGACCACCAGCTCAGAAAGCATCCATGGGAAATGGGGGGCCAAGGCCTCGGGATGGACAAGGCAGGAGTCTGTGGAGGAAGGGGAGCCACCACGCCTGGGGGAAG GTCCCCCTTCCAGGCCAGCTGCTGAGTCCACCAGGTCAGATGCCACATTCCCCAAGGCCACACCCTTGGCCCAAGCTCCTCCGTTGGCAGCAACAGGCACCCCACAAACAGGGGGGGACTTCCTCCCCACTGACTGTGCAGCTTTGGCTGCAGCTTCCAGCACAGATGATCTGGATCTGGGCCTAGAGATTCCAGCTCCAGCTGCTTGGCGGCATGAGCTCGAAGGCCTGGAGGAAGAGAGGCCTGCCCCATGCCCATCCCCGCAGGCCCTGTTGCCCAGGCTGGGCTGGGACGATGAACTGCAGAAGCCGGGGGCCCAGGTCTACATGCACTTCATGCAGGAGCATACCTGCTACGATGCCATGGCGACGAGCTCCAAGCTGGTCATCTTCGACACCACGCTGCAG ATCAAGAAGGCCTTCTTTGCCCTGGTGGCCAATGGCTTGCGGGCGGCGCCTCTGTGGGACAGCAAGAAGCAGAGCTTTGTGG GGATGCTGACCATCACGGACTTCATCCTGGTGCTGCATCGCTATTATAGGTCACCCCTG GTCCAGATCTATGAGATTGAAGAACATAAGATTGAGACTTGGAGGG AGATCTACCTTCAAAGCTGCTTCAAGCCTCTGGTCTCCATCTCTCCCAGTGACAG CCTGTTTGAAGCAGTGTACGCCCTCATCAAGAACCGGATTCATCGCCTGCCCGTCCTGGACCCAGTCTCAGGCACCGTGCTCCATATCCTCACGCACAAGCGGCTGCTCAAGTTCCTGCACATCTTT GGTGCCCTGCTGCCCCAGCCCTCCTTCCTCTCCCGCACCATCCAAGATTTGGGCATCGGCACGTTCCGAGACTTGGCCGTGGTGCTGGAAACAGCCCCCATCCTGACCGCTCTGGACATCTTTGTGGACCGTCGTGTGTCTGCACTGCCTGTGCTCAACGAATCTG GTCAGGTCGTGGGCCTCTACTCCCGCTTCGATGTGATC cacCTGGCTGCCCAGAAAACCTACAACCACCTAGACATGAGTGTGGGAGAAGCACTGAAGCAGAGGACAGTGTGTCTGGAGGGGGTCCTTTCCTGCCAGCCCCACGAGCACTTGGGGGAAGTCATCGACAGGATTGCTCGGGAGCAG GTACACCGGCTGGTGCTCGTGGACGagagccagcatctcctgggcgTGATCTCCCTCTCTGACATCCTTCAGGCCCTGGTGCTCAGTCCTGCTGGCATCGATGCCCTCAGTGCCTGA